The segment GAGGGGCACTCCCGTCCGCCGATCAACCTCAGCCCTGCGGCTTCACGAATTTCAGCGTCATCCGGTCGCTTTCGCCGATCGTCTGATATTTCGCCCTGTCGGTATCACCCAGGCTCAGCGTCGGCGGCAGCGTCCAAACGCCCTTGGGCCAGTTCGCCGTGTCCTTGGGATTGGCGTTCACCTCGCTTTCGGCCGCCAATTTGAAGCCGGCGGCCTCGGCCAGTTTCACGACGGTCGATGTCTTCAGGTAACCGCTCGATTGCTCATCGGCTGCACTGCGGTCCTCGGGCAGGCGGTGGTCGACGACGCCCAGTACGCCGCCGGGCTTCAGCGCACGGTAAAAACGTGCAAAGGCCGCCTTGGCAGTATCTTCGCCCGCCATGATCAGATTGTGGGCGTTGCGAAAGGTCAGCACCACATCGGCGCTGTTCGGCGCCACGATATCGTCCGCCGCCTTGGGGTCGAATGTCGCTATCTCCACCTTGTCGAAACGCACCGGATCGCTGGCGATCAGCGTTTCGGTCGCCGTGCGATATTTGCCCGGCGGCTGGGCTGCGGCGATATAGCGGCCCTTGTCCTTCAACATCGGCGCCAGGATTTCGGTGTACCAGCCCGCGCTCGGCCAGATCTCGACCACCGTCTGGTTTGGCGTCACGCCGAAAAAGCTCAGCGTTTCGACCGGGTGACGATAGGTATCGCGTGCGCGGTTGGCGGGCTTACGCGCGGGGGAGGCCACGGCTTCGTGCAGCGCATGGGTCGCTGCATCCATGGTTTGATGATCTGCATGGGCGTGCTGGGCAAGCGCGCTGGTGCCGGTCATGGCAAAAAGCGCGGCAGAAATCGCAAGATA is part of the Sphingomonas sp. C3-2 genome and harbors:
- a CDS encoding methyltransferase, producing MRQYLAISAALFAMTGTSALAQHAHADHQTMDAATHALHEAVASPARKPANRARDTYRHPVETLSFFGVTPNQTVVEIWPSAGWYTEILAPMLKDKGRYIAAAQPPGKYRTATETLIASDPVRFDKVEIATFDPKAADDIVAPNSADVVLTFRNAHNLIMAGEDTAKAAFARFYRALKPGGVLGVVDHRLPEDRSAADEQSSGYLKTSTVVKLAEAAGFKLAAESEVNANPKDTANWPKGVWTLPPTLSLGDTDRAKYQTIGESDRMTLKFVKPQG